A genomic segment from Cyanobium sp. NIES-981 encodes:
- the pstS gene encoding phosphate ABC transporter substrate-binding protein PstS codes for MTLLSGLPRRTAAALALSGLSLSLAACGGGGGSGSGLTGTLNGAGASFPAAIYQRWFKDMSGEGINVNYQSVGSGAGVRQFIAGTVDFGASDAPMKADDIAKVPRGVLQIPMTAGAIAVAYNNPGCELKLTQKQLADIFLGKITNYKELGCDDKTITIVHRSDGSGTTYNFTKHLAAISQDWSAGPGADKAVNWPTGVGAKGNEGVAAQLNQLEGGLGYVEVAYVQGKLQAAALQNGSGDIVKPTNATESEALAAIDLGPDLIGGDPNPAKGYPIVTFTWILAYESGNGDKTDLLKKVFNTMLSEPNQALAPELGYVTMPAAVVEKSMAAVARISP; via the coding sequence ATGACGCTGCTTTCCGGCCTGCCCCGCCGCACCGCCGCTGCCCTCGCCCTGTCGGGCCTCTCCCTCTCCCTGGCCGCCTGCGGCGGCGGTGGCGGGAGCGGATCCGGGCTCACCGGCACCCTCAACGGAGCCGGAGCCTCCTTCCCGGCTGCCATCTACCAGCGCTGGTTCAAGGACATGAGCGGGGAGGGCATCAATGTGAATTACCAGTCGGTGGGCTCCGGAGCCGGTGTGCGCCAGTTCATCGCCGGCACCGTGGACTTCGGCGCCTCCGACGCGCCGATGAAGGCCGACGACATCGCCAAGGTGCCCCGGGGCGTGCTGCAGATCCCGATGACGGCCGGCGCGATCGCCGTGGCCTACAACAACCCCGGCTGCGAGCTCAAGCTCACCCAGAAGCAGCTGGCGGACATCTTCCTCGGCAAGATCACCAACTACAAGGAGCTCGGCTGCGACGACAAGACGATCACCATCGTGCACCGCTCCGACGGCTCCGGCACCACCTACAACTTCACCAAGCACCTGGCGGCGATCAGCCAGGACTGGAGCGCAGGCCCTGGGGCCGACAAGGCGGTGAACTGGCCCACCGGCGTCGGTGCCAAGGGTAACGAGGGCGTGGCGGCCCAGCTCAACCAGCTCGAGGGCGGCCTGGGCTACGTGGAGGTGGCCTACGTCCAGGGCAAACTCCAGGCTGCCGCCCTGCAGAACGGATCCGGTGACATCGTCAAACCCACCAACGCCACCGAGAGCGAGGCCCTCGCCGCCATCGACCTGGGCCCCGATCTGATCGGCGGCGATCCCAATCCCGCCAAGGGCTACCCGATCGTCACCTTCACCTGGATCCTGGCTTACGAGAGCGGCAACGGCGACAAGACCGATCTGCTCAAGAAGGTGTTCAACACGATGCTGTCGGAGCCGAATCAGGCCCTGGCTCCGGAGCTGGGCTACGTGACCATGCCTGCCGCCGTGGTGGAGAAGTCGATGGCCGCCGTGGCCCGGATCAGCCCCTGA
- a CDS encoding FAD-binding oxidoreductase has translation MNEAAACLAPASSRQPVAVVGAGIVGLCCAWLLQRRGHPVLLVDPALEPSGSAARSPDPERRSGSTAALGVLMAQVFHRGRGRAWRLRQRSLELWHSWIPLLEAQGHRLAYRHGLLWLAADAEELLRQQRLVEERQAMGLPLEQWDRERLSALEPSVPPAASGALFSPRDGQLDPGDAMAALLADARAAGLRSQARRVTAIRRQGGADGWRLEGEGGEALAVTPWLVLTAGVACTDLLRNLGHQLPITPVLGQALELSLVAPPAWSWPGVVVWRGVNLVPRPDRPGGRHFWLGASLEPGHVADPARLAALRHWGDAQLDWLASARVEQRWHGHRARPVDRPAPVLEQLEPGLLIASGHYRNGVLLAPASAEWVVTQVEGAPQPR, from the coding sequence GTGAACGAGGCTGCAGCCTGCCTGGCCCCGGCCTCGTCCCGCCAGCCGGTGGCGGTCGTGGGAGCCGGCATCGTGGGTCTGTGCTGCGCCTGGCTGCTGCAGCGGCGGGGCCACCCGGTGCTGCTGGTGGATCCCGCCCTCGAGCCCTCCGGCTCCGCTGCACGGTCGCCTGATCCGGAGCGGCGCAGCGGCAGCACGGCCGCCCTCGGCGTGCTCATGGCCCAGGTGTTTCACCGCGGCCGCGGCCGTGCCTGGCGGCTGCGCCAGCGCAGCCTCGAGCTGTGGCACAGCTGGATCCCCCTGCTCGAGGCGCAGGGGCACCGCCTGGCCTACCGCCATGGCCTGCTGTGGCTGGCCGCGGACGCCGAGGAGCTGCTGCGCCAGCAGCGGCTGGTGGAGGAGCGCCAGGCCATGGGGCTGCCGCTGGAGCAGTGGGACAGGGAACGGCTCAGCGCGTTGGAGCCCTCCGTTCCCCCCGCTGCCTCCGGGGCCCTGTTCTCTCCCCGGGATGGACAACTGGATCCCGGCGACGCCATGGCCGCCCTGCTCGCCGACGCCCGCGCCGCCGGACTGCGGAGCCAGGCGCGCCGGGTCACGGCGATCCGCCGGCAGGGGGGCGCCGACGGCTGGCGCCTGGAGGGGGAAGGGGGCGAGGCGCTGGCCGTCACGCCCTGGCTGGTGCTCACGGCAGGAGTGGCGTGCACGGACTTGCTGCGGAACCTGGGGCATCAGCTGCCGATCACCCCCGTGCTCGGCCAGGCCCTGGAGCTCAGCCTGGTGGCGCCCCCGGCCTGGAGCTGGCCGGGGGTGGTGGTGTGGCGTGGAGTCAACCTGGTTCCCCGGCCCGACCGGCCTGGTGGACGGCACTTCTGGCTGGGAGCCAGCCTCGAGCCCGGGCACGTGGCGGATCCCGCCCGGCTGGCGGCACTGCGGCACTGGGGGGATGCCCAGCTCGACTGGCTGGCGTCGGCCAGGGTGGAGCAGCGGTGGCACGGCCATCGCGCCCGGCCGGTGGATCGGCCGGCCCCGGTGCTGGAGCAGCTGGAACCTGGGCTGCTCATCGCCAGTGGGCACTACCGCAATGGGGTGCTGCTGGCCCCGGCCAGTGCCGAATGGGTGGTGACACAGGTGGAGGGGGCACCCCAGCCTCGTTAA
- the psbQ gene encoding photosystem II protein PsbQ, translated as MASGSPVRFRFAALRRACGGTLRRLASLGLALLLCVGLTACSGSQAKPPSLSAEDIAAIERQAEGFLAARDRLPELAALVRDRDWTFTRNLLRGPMQEVGRQMSYINQRLLPADRPEAEQLASQLKTAMAQLDEAARLQDGEKLRKAYIQVASGFGKYAQILPEQVQADLKQA; from the coding sequence ATGGCCTCTGGTTCGCCAGTCCGATTCCGCTTCGCCGCCCTGCGTCGGGCCTGTGGCGGGACCCTGCGCCGGCTGGCCTCCCTCGGGCTGGCCCTGTTGCTCTGCGTGGGGCTCACGGCCTGCAGCGGCAGCCAGGCCAAGCCCCCCAGCCTCAGTGCCGAGGACATCGCGGCGATCGAACGGCAGGCCGAGGGCTTCCTCGCCGCCCGCGACCGGCTGCCCGAACTGGCCGCCCTGGTGAGGGACCGCGACTGGACCTTCACCCGCAATCTCCTGCGGGGCCCCATGCAGGAAGTGGGACGCCAGATGTCCTACATCAACCAGCGGCTGCTGCCCGCCGACCGGCCCGAAGCCGAACAGCTGGCCAGCCAGCTCAAGACCGCCATGGCGCAGCTCGATGAGGCGGCCCGCCTCCAGGACGGCGAGAAGCTGCGCAAGGCCTACATCCAGGTGGCCAGCGGCTTCGGTAAGTACGCTCAGATCCTCCCCGAGCAGGTGCAGGCCGATCTGAAGCAGGCCTGA
- a CDS encoding sulfiredoxin, with translation MRVDTLPLAAIHRPLQRRLDEDKVSALMASIAREGLREPIDVLEVEGRFWGFNGCHRVAAHERLGLPTIRARIRRATPQVLRMHLL, from the coding sequence ATGCGTGTGGACACTCTGCCGCTGGCTGCCATCCACCGCCCCCTGCAGCGGCGCCTGGACGAGGACAAGGTGAGCGCGCTCATGGCCTCGATCGCCCGTGAGGGGCTGCGGGAGCCGATCGACGTGCTCGAGGTGGAGGGCCGCTTCTGGGGCTTCAACGGCTGCCACCGGGTGGCCGCCCATGAACGTCTGGGCCTGCCCACGATCCGGGCCCGGATCCGGCGGGCCACCCCGCAGGTGCTACGGATGCATCTGCTCTGA
- the purU gene encoding formyltetrahydrofolate deformylase, with product MSSPTAILQLICPDRPALVSELSGWVAANGGNIRHADHHTDLGAGLFLSRIEWALEGFGLPREAIAPAVSALARRLGGEGELHFSDAIPRAAIFVSRQDHCLVDLLWRVRAGELPMQVPLVVSNHPDLQPLAEGFGARYAHVPVSAATKGEAEQAQLELLRQHGIELVVLAKYMQVLSAGFLEAFQREPFPAGGGTGSSPRVINIHHSFLPAFQGAQPYHRAWERGVKLIGATAHYVTEELDAGPIIEQATVHVSHRDEVEDLIRKGRDTERLALARAVRLHLRRQVMVYRGRTAVFD from the coding sequence ATGTCTTCCCCCACGGCCATCCTGCAGCTGATCTGTCCGGATCGCCCCGCCCTGGTCAGTGAACTCTCCGGCTGGGTGGCGGCCAACGGCGGCAACATCCGTCACGCCGATCACCACACCGACCTCGGGGCCGGCCTGTTCCTCAGCCGCATCGAATGGGCCCTGGAGGGTTTCGGCCTGCCGCGCGAGGCCATCGCCCCGGCCGTCTCGGCCCTGGCCCGGCGCCTGGGCGGCGAGGGGGAGCTGCACTTCTCCGACGCCATCCCCCGGGCCGCCATCTTCGTGAGCCGCCAGGACCACTGCCTGGTGGATCTGCTCTGGCGGGTGCGCGCCGGCGAGCTGCCGATGCAGGTGCCGCTGGTGGTGTCCAACCACCCGGATCTCCAGCCGCTCGCCGAAGGTTTCGGTGCCCGCTACGCCCACGTGCCCGTGTCGGCGGCCACCAAGGGGGAGGCGGAACAGGCCCAGCTGGAGCTGCTGCGGCAGCACGGCATCGAACTGGTGGTGCTGGCCAAGTACATGCAGGTGCTGAGCGCCGGTTTTCTCGAAGCGTTCCAGCGGGAGCCTTTCCCTGCCGGCGGTGGGACGGGCAGCAGCCCCCGGGTGATCAACATCCACCACTCCTTCCTGCCGGCGTTCCAGGGGGCCCAGCCCTACCACCGGGCCTGGGAGCGGGGGGTCAAGCTGATCGGCGCCACCGCCCACTACGTGACCGAGGAGCTGGATGCCGGCCCGATCATCGAGCAGGCCACCGTGCATGTGAGCCACCGCGACGAGGTGGAGGACCTGATCCGCAAGGGCCGGGACACCGAACGGCTGGCACTCGCCAGGGCCGTGCGCCTGCATCTGCGCCGTCAGGTGATGGTCTACCGCGGGCGCACGGCGGTCTTCGACTGA
- a CDS encoding radical SAM protein: MLAFPSTYSVGITSLGYQVVWATLARRADVDVRRLFTDQGDPPHRRCDLFGLSLSWELDGPVLLDLLEQQRIPIWASQRGDEDPIVFGGGPVLTANPEPLAPFLDAVLLGDGELLLPAFIDALQSCRQACRDERLAALAQVPGVYVPALYRPDYGSDGNLLAVTPVSGDLPTSLAKQTWQGNTLSHSTVVTPESAWPSIHMVEVVRSCPELCRFCLASYLTLPFRTPSLDDGLIPAVEAGLAVTRRLGLLGASVTQHPQFADLLQWLDQDRFADTRVSVSSVRAATVTPELGRILARRGSRSLTIAIESGSARMREVVNKKLATEEIFAAARYAKEGGLTGLKLYGMAGLPTEEEADIEATASLLLELKKATPGLRLSLGVSTFVPKAHTPFQWQGVRPEAEKRLKLLAKRLRPKGVELRPESYGWSVIQALLSRSDRRLAPVIAAARGQNESLGGWKRAYRAVLAGEVERPAGMPPPPPWEEVIHATWSAERVLPWDHLKGPLSKAVLADHARRSLVEPVPSATGEDRAPGGSGAQSKTAVRPR; encoded by the coding sequence GTGCTGGCTTTCCCCAGCACCTACAGCGTGGGGATCACCAGCCTGGGCTATCAGGTAGTGTGGGCCACATTGGCGCGGCGCGCCGACGTGGACGTGCGGCGCCTCTTCACCGACCAGGGCGATCCGCCCCATCGCCGCTGCGACCTCTTCGGGCTCTCCCTGAGCTGGGAGCTGGACGGCCCGGTGCTGCTGGATCTGCTGGAACAGCAGCGGATTCCGATCTGGGCCAGCCAGCGGGGTGACGAGGATCCGATCGTGTTCGGCGGCGGGCCGGTGCTCACCGCCAACCCGGAACCCCTGGCCCCGTTTCTCGATGCGGTGCTGCTGGGCGACGGCGAACTGCTGCTGCCCGCCTTCATCGACGCGCTGCAGAGCTGCCGGCAGGCCTGCCGGGATGAGCGGCTCGCCGCCCTGGCGCAGGTGCCGGGGGTCTACGTGCCGGCGCTCTACCGGCCCGACTACGGCAGCGACGGCAACCTGCTGGCGGTGACCCCGGTGAGCGGCGACCTGCCCACCAGCCTTGCCAAGCAGACCTGGCAGGGCAACACCCTCAGCCACTCCACCGTCGTCACCCCGGAAAGCGCCTGGCCGTCAATCCACATGGTGGAGGTGGTGCGCAGCTGTCCGGAGCTGTGCCGCTTCTGCCTGGCCAGCTACCTCACCCTTCCCTTCCGCACCCCCTCGCTCGACGACGGTCTGATCCCCGCCGTGGAGGCCGGCCTGGCGGTGACCCGGCGCCTCGGGCTGCTGGGGGCCTCGGTGACCCAGCACCCCCAGTTCGCCGACCTGCTCCAGTGGCTGGACCAGGACCGCTTCGCAGACACCCGCGTGAGCGTGAGTTCGGTGCGGGCGGCCACGGTGACCCCGGAGCTGGGCCGGATCCTGGCCCGGCGGGGCAGCCGATCGCTCACGATCGCGATCGAGAGCGGCAGTGCCCGCATGCGCGAGGTGGTGAACAAGAAACTCGCCACCGAGGAGATCTTCGCCGCCGCCCGCTACGCCAAGGAGGGTGGACTCACCGGCCTCAAGCTCTACGGCATGGCGGGGCTGCCCACGGAGGAGGAGGCCGACATCGAAGCCACCGCCTCCCTGCTGCTGGAGCTCAAGAAGGCCACCCCGGGCCTGCGGCTCAGCCTGGGGGTGAGCACCTTCGTGCCCAAGGCCCACACGCCGTTCCAGTGGCAGGGGGTGCGGCCGGAGGCCGAGAAGCGCCTGAAGCTGCTGGCCAAACGGCTCAGGCCCAAGGGGGTGGAGCTGCGCCCCGAGAGTTACGGCTGGAGCGTGATCCAGGCCCTGCTCTCCCGCAGTGACCGGCGGCTGGCCCCGGTGATCGCCGCCGCCCGGGGCCAGAACGAGAGTCTGGGGGGATGGAAACGGGCCTACCGGGCCGTGCTGGCCGGCGAGGTGGAACGGCCGGCCGGAATGCCGCCGCCACCCCCCTGGGAGGAGGTGATCCACGCCACCTGGAGTGCGGAGCGGGTGCTGCCCTGGGACCACCTGAAGGGACCGCTGAGCAAGGCGGTGCTGGCCGATCACGCCAGGCGCAGTCTGGTGGAGCCGGTCCCATCCGCCACGGGGGAGGATCGGGCGCCCGGAGGATCGGGCGCTCAGTCGAAGACCGCCGTGCGCCCGCGGTAG
- a CDS encoding ClC family H(+)/Cl(-) exchange transporter, with protein sequence MQGPLRLKPRPPGTTALRQPRLEPVRSTSIRQLLEHRWLVVVLALIITGLGATTAALLFRSGLDGLGRWRIHMLELGPRWLVLPAIGGGGGLVAGALVQILAPAAQGSGIPQVMQFLRRQPIPMGFQVATVKLVAGIVAIGSGFPLGPSGPSVQMGSSVGWEMARLLRAPNAFRRLIVAAGGGAGIAAVFRAPIGGFLYTLEELLQGARPVVMLLVLVTTFWADTWADLLGLARLVNLEPESSLGGSASTFQLQRQVMTFVVVRPIDLLWLFLLGVIVALAAELYCRYVVTLQQLRLRWRVPLAGAMTATGTLLGLVDAWLPPDFINRAGIRQAIAEGNVDLAKALAIFLVVFLTTGMAAAAGTPGGLFAPMLTLGGALGLAAAAGVEQLGPSAPSTAVFAGMGAFMAACARAPISATFLTFAVTKDLLILRPVLVACLGSLVMARLLHRQSLFKRLMLPAPAGTAGSASGTASLRLSSVPLRPRPEEKPGAETVHGSTHATDT encoded by the coding sequence ATGCAGGGTCCGCTGCGACTGAAACCCCGGCCACCGGGCACCACCGCGCTGCGCCAGCCGCGGCTGGAGCCCGTACGCAGCACCTCGATCCGCCAGCTGCTGGAGCACCGCTGGCTGGTGGTGGTGCTGGCGCTGATCATCACCGGGCTGGGCGCCACCACCGCCGCCCTGCTGTTCCGCAGCGGCCTCGATGGGCTGGGCCGCTGGCGGATTCACATGCTGGAGCTGGGCCCCCGCTGGCTGGTGCTGCCGGCCATCGGCGGCGGCGGCGGCCTGGTGGCGGGGGCGCTGGTGCAGATCCTGGCCCCTGCGGCCCAGGGCTCAGGCATTCCCCAGGTGATGCAGTTCCTGCGCCGCCAGCCGATCCCGATGGGGTTCCAGGTGGCCACCGTCAAGCTGGTGGCCGGGATCGTGGCGATCGGCAGCGGGTTTCCCCTCGGCCCCTCCGGTCCGTCGGTGCAGATGGGCAGCTCGGTGGGCTGGGAGATGGCGCGGCTGCTGCGCGCGCCCAACGCCTTCCGCCGGCTGATCGTGGCCGCAGGCGGCGGGGCCGGCATCGCGGCGGTGTTCCGGGCACCGATCGGCGGCTTTCTCTACACGTTGGAGGAACTCCTGCAGGGGGCCAGGCCGGTGGTGATGCTGCTGGTGCTGGTCACCACCTTCTGGGCGGACACCTGGGCCGACCTGCTCGGGCTGGCCCGGCTGGTGAATCTCGAACCGGAGTCGAGCCTCGGCGGTTCCGCCAGCACCTTCCAGCTGCAGCGGCAGGTGATGACGTTCGTGGTGGTGCGGCCGATCGACCTGCTGTGGCTGTTCCTCCTGGGCGTGATCGTGGCCCTCGCCGCCGAGCTCTACTGCCGCTACGTGGTGACGCTGCAGCAGCTGCGCCTGCGCTGGCGCGTTCCCCTGGCCGGGGCGATGACCGCCACCGGCACCCTGCTGGGCCTGGTGGATGCCTGGCTGCCACCGGACTTCATCAACCGCGCCGGCATCCGCCAGGCGATCGCCGAGGGCAACGTGGATCTCGCCAAGGCGCTGGCGATCTTCCTGGTGGTGTTTCTCACCACCGGCATGGCGGCGGCGGCGGGCACGCCAGGCGGGCTGTTCGCTCCCATGCTCACCCTGGGCGGAGCTCTGGGTCTGGCCGCAGCCGCCGGGGTGGAGCAGCTGGGTCCCTCCGCCCCCAGCACCGCCGTGTTCGCCGGCATGGGGGCCTTCATGGCCGCCTGCGCCAGGGCGCCGATCAGCGCCACCTTCCTCACCTTCGCCGTCACCAAGGATCTGCTGATCCTCAGACCGGTGCTGGTGGCCTGTCTCGGCAGCCTGGTGATGGCCCGGCTGCTGCACCGCCAGTCGCTGTTCAAACGGCTGATGCTGCCGGCACCGGCCGGCACCGCCGGCTCGGCCTCCGGCACCGCCAGCCTGCGGCTCAGCTCCGTGCCGCTGCGCCCGCGCCCCGAGGAGAAACCGGGCGCAGAGACCGTGCACGGATCAACACATGCAACGGACACCTGA
- the acnB gene encoding bifunctional aconitate hydratase 2/2-methylisocitrate dehydratase — protein sequence MAADTFLSSYRVAAAEREAQGIPALPLTAEQTQALTELLEAPPAGEETFLLHLLSERIPPGVDEAAYVKAGWLSGVARGTATSPLLSPVEAVRLLATMIGGYNVGALIELLSSGDATIAAAAAEGLSRTLLVYDAFHDVLELAETNPWAKQVVDSWAAAEWFTAKPELPAEITVTVFKVEGETNTDDLSPATHATTRPDIPLHATAMLETRMPGGLALIAELKGKGHPVAYVGDVVGTGSSRKSAINSVLWHTGTDIPHVPNKRSGGVVLGGKIAPIFFNTAEDSGALPIECDVSALNSGDVITIRPYAGTIERAAGEPKAGEIVARFELKPSTITDEVRAGGRIPLMIGRALTDKVRVQLGLPPSDLFIRPVAPADTGKGFTLAQKMVGRACGLAGVRPGTSCEPLMTTVGSQDTTGPMTRDEMKELACLGFSADLVMQSFCHTAAYPKPVDLKTHAELPDFISSRGGVALRPGDGIIHSWLNRMLLPDTVGTGGDSHTRFPLGISFPAGSGLVAFAAAIGAMPLDMPESVLVKFSGALQPGVTLRDVVNAIPYVAIQQGLLTVAKEGKKNVFNGRIMEIEGLPDLKLEQAFELTDATAERSCAGSTIKLSVDTVSEYLRSNVALLRNMIARGYGDARTLARRIKAMEAWLADPQLMEADPDAEYAAVIEIDLDAITEPILACPNDPDNVKTLSEVAGAPIDEVFIGSCMTNIGHYRAAANVLQGQGENAARLWVCPPTRMDEEKLKEEGYYAIFEAAGSRMEMPGCSLCMGNQARVEDNTTVFSTSTRNFNNRLGNGAQVYLGSAELAAVCAQLGRIPSKEEYLAIAAEKIDPYGAELYRYLNFDQIEGFEDAGRVVSAEEEAKVLAEV from the coding sequence ATGGCCGCAGACACCTTTCTCTCCAGCTACCGCGTCGCCGCCGCCGAGCGGGAAGCCCAGGGAATCCCGGCCCTGCCCCTCACGGCCGAGCAGACCCAGGCCCTCACCGAGCTGCTGGAGGCGCCGCCGGCAGGCGAGGAAACCTTCCTGCTGCACCTGCTCAGCGAGCGGATTCCGCCGGGGGTGGATGAGGCGGCCTACGTGAAGGCCGGCTGGCTGAGCGGCGTGGCCAGGGGCACCGCCACCAGTCCCCTGCTGAGCCCGGTGGAGGCGGTGCGGCTGCTGGCCACCATGATCGGCGGCTACAACGTGGGCGCCCTGATCGAGCTGCTCTCCAGCGGCGACGCCACCATCGCCGCGGCCGCCGCCGAGGGTCTGAGCCGCACGCTGCTGGTCTACGACGCCTTCCACGACGTGCTGGAGCTGGCCGAGACCAACCCCTGGGCGAAGCAGGTGGTGGACAGCTGGGCCGCCGCGGAGTGGTTCACCGCCAAGCCGGAGCTGCCCGCCGAGATCACCGTGACGGTGTTCAAGGTGGAGGGAGAGACGAACACCGACGACCTCTCGCCGGCCACCCACGCCACCACCCGGCCGGACATCCCCCTGCACGCCACGGCGATGCTGGAGACCCGCATGCCCGGCGGCCTGGCGCTGATCGCCGAGCTCAAGGGCAAGGGCCACCCCGTGGCCTACGTGGGCGACGTGGTGGGCACCGGCAGCTCCCGCAAATCGGCGATCAACTCGGTGCTCTGGCACACCGGCACCGACATCCCCCACGTGCCCAACAAGCGCAGCGGCGGCGTGGTGCTGGGGGGCAAGATCGCGCCGATCTTCTTCAACACCGCCGAAGACTCCGGCGCCCTGCCGATCGAGTGCGACGTGAGCGCCCTCAACTCCGGCGACGTGATCACGATCCGCCCCTACGCCGGCACGATCGAGCGGGCCGCCGGCGAGCCGAAGGCCGGCGAGATCGTGGCCCGCTTCGAACTCAAGCCCAGCACCATCACCGATGAGGTGCGCGCCGGCGGCCGCATCCCGCTGATGATCGGCCGCGCCCTCACCGACAAGGTGCGCGTGCAGCTGGGCCTGCCCCCTTCCGATCTGTTCATCCGCCCGGTGGCCCCGGCCGACACCGGCAAGGGCTTCACCCTGGCCCAGAAGATGGTGGGCAGGGCCTGCGGCCTGGCGGGCGTGCGCCCCGGCACCAGCTGCGAGCCGCTGATGACCACCGTGGGCTCCCAGGACACCACCGGGCCCATGACCCGCGACGAGATGAAGGAGCTGGCCTGCCTGGGCTTCAGCGCCGATCTGGTGATGCAGAGCTTCTGCCACACCGCCGCCTACCCCAAGCCGGTGGACCTGAAGACCCACGCCGAACTGCCCGACTTCATCAGCTCCCGCGGCGGCGTGGCCCTGCGCCCCGGCGACGGCATCATCCACAGCTGGCTCAACCGCATGCTGCTGCCCGACACGGTGGGCACCGGCGGTGACAGCCACACCCGTTTCCCCCTGGGCATCTCCTTCCCGGCCGGCTCGGGCCTGGTGGCCTTCGCCGCCGCCATCGGTGCCATGCCGCTGGACATGCCGGAATCGGTGCTGGTGAAGTTCTCCGGCGCGCTGCAGCCGGGGGTGACCCTGCGGGATGTGGTGAACGCCATTCCCTACGTGGCGATCCAGCAGGGGCTGCTCACGGTGGCCAAGGAGGGCAAGAAGAACGTGTTCAACGGCCGGATCATGGAGATCGAGGGCCTGCCCGATCTGAAGCTGGAGCAGGCCTTTGAACTGACAGACGCGACCGCCGAGCGCTCCTGTGCCGGCAGCACCATCAAGCTCTCGGTGGACACGGTGAGCGAGTACCTGCGCAGCAACGTGGCCCTGCTCAGGAACATGATCGCCCGCGGCTACGGCGATGCCCGCACCCTGGCCCGCCGCATCAAGGCGATGGAGGCCTGGCTGGCCGATCCGCAACTGATGGAGGCCGACCCGGACGCGGAGTACGCCGCTGTGATCGAGATCGATCTCGATGCGATCACCGAGCCGATCCTGGCCTGCCCCAACGACCCCGACAACGTCAAGACGCTGAGCGAGGTGGCGGGTGCGCCGATCGATGAGGTGTTCATCGGCTCCTGCATGACCAACATCGGCCACTACCGCGCCGCCGCCAACGTGCTGCAGGGCCAGGGCGAGAACGCCGCCCGCCTGTGGGTGTGTCCCCCCACCCGCATGGACGAGGAGAAGCTCAAGGAAGAGGGCTACTACGCCATCTTCGAGGCGGCGGGGTCGCGCATGGAGATGCCCGGCTGCTCCCTGTGCATGGGCAACCAGGCCCGCGTGGAGGACAACACCACCGTGTTCTCCACCAGCACCCGCAACTTCAACAACCGCCTCGGCAACGGCGCCCAGGTGTACCTGGGCAGCGCCGAACTGGCGGCCGTGTGTGCCCAGCTGGGCCGCATCCCCAGCAAGGAGGAGTACCTGGCGATCGCGGCCGAGAAGATCGATCCCTACGGCGCGGAGCTCTACCGCTACCTCAACTTCGATCAGATCGAGGGCTTCGAGGATGCCGGCCGGGTGGTGAGCGCCGAGGAGGAGGCGAAGGTGCTGGCGGAGGTGTGA
- a CDS encoding 3-deoxy-7-phosphoheptulonate synthase, with protein sequence MHASTSDLHVVETRPLVAPALLHRELPIGERSATTVQQARERVKAILHGRDHRLLVIVGPCSVHDVSAAKEYAGRIAALQQRHRSELEVVMRVYFEKPRTTVGWKGLINDPHLDGSYDINTGLRLARELLLHVAELGLPAATELLDPIVPQYIADLISWTAIGARTTESQTHREMASGLSMPIGFKNGTDGTIATAINAVEAAARSHHFLGINQDGYASIITTTGNPDGHLVLRGGKGGTNYHPEAIETAALALEAAGLPSRLMVDCSHGNSNKDYRRQTEVAARVADQVAGGSRHVMGVMLESHLVAGQQPIPSDLAQLTYGQSITDACIDLDTTEAVLAQLAAAVRATASGPVPMVLA encoded by the coding sequence ATGCATGCCTCCACCAGCGATCTCCATGTGGTGGAAACCCGCCCCCTGGTGGCGCCCGCCCTGCTGCACCGGGAACTGCCCATCGGTGAGCGTTCCGCCACCACCGTTCAGCAGGCCCGGGAGCGGGTCAAGGCGATCCTGCATGGGCGCGACCACCGGCTTCTGGTGATCGTCGGTCCGTGCTCGGTGCACGACGTGTCGGCGGCGAAGGAGTACGCCGGCCGGATTGCTGCGCTGCAGCAGCGCCATCGCTCCGAGCTGGAAGTGGTGATGCGGGTGTACTTCGAGAAGCCACGCACCACCGTGGGTTGGAAAGGCCTGATCAACGACCCCCACCTCGACGGCAGCTACGACATCAACACCGGCCTGCGGCTGGCCCGTGAGCTGCTCCTGCACGTGGCCGAACTCGGACTGCCGGCGGCCACCGAGCTGCTCGATCCGATCGTGCCCCAGTACATCGCCGATCTGATCAGCTGGACGGCCATCGGCGCCCGTACCACCGAAAGCCAGACCCATCGCGAGATGGCCTCGGGTCTGTCGATGCCGATCGGCTTCAAGAACGGCACGGACGGCACGATCGCCACCGCCATCAACGCCGTGGAAGCAGCCGCCCGTTCCCACCATTTCCTGGGCATCAACCAGGACGGCTACGCCTCGATCATCACCACCACGGGCAATCCCGATGGTCATCTGGTGCTGCGAGGCGGCAAGGGCGGCACCAACTACCACCCCGAGGCGATCGAGACGGCCGCCCTGGCCCTCGAGGCCGCCGGCCTGCCGTCACGGCTGATGGTGGATTGCAGCCACGGCAACTCCAACAAGGACTACCGCCGCCAGACCGAGGTGGCGGCCCGGGTGGCCGACCAGGTGGCTGGCGGCAGCCGGCACGTGATGGGGGTGATGCTGGAAAGCCATCTGGTGGCGGGCCAGCAGCCGATCCCCTCGGATCTGGCCCAGCTCACCTACGGCCAGAGCATCACCGATGCCTGCATCGATCTCGACACCACCGAAGCCGTGCTTGCCCAACTGGCGGCGGCGGTTCGGGCCACCGCGAGCGGGCCAGTGCCGATGGTGCTTGCCTGA